The Acetomicrobium flavidum genome window below encodes:
- a CDS encoding methyl-accepting chemotaxis protein encodes MIGSTFLRSVKIRSRLFVLLIVLIVANVGTSWYLLESMRGQKGSIELLRQSGASIRYAAEASVNIVGAVSNVYRVINAPQATWSLESMNIESLLQNAKLAFDGYGKSLSTDEEKEKYSATAEVFNRWFNAMTSISKMISEGASQSEVLEEMDKIYLDTNMLTGSINEAFAYAALDMDSTADAVAGAIDSATRSSITIVIAVAILALTFGFMLTRSISLPLKDMVDMVNLMADNLDLTMKIKNVGNDEIGDVLRAIEKLIGRFKDALNEVINASRKVTHSSEEFLTSTEEANHIMEGAKKEVDGAREEVAFFASAVEEISASSQEVAAGAQSAAKRSTDVAEQVERARQSAADGITAVKKAVTSSVEVSKSADNSVAVVSALSSRARQIQNFVEIIGQIADQTNLLALNAAIEAARAGEHGRGFAVVAEEVRKLAEQSNNAAEQITKLAETIVDDLEKVVVITQENASMTEHAKQEAGNAEKAIENIMHSLDVIAGAAQDMAAVAEEQAASAEEIASTVQNLSTRSSVLNKSVENLLYSIANVSDVISSVSEGSKALASLAANLEAQVRAFKIASEEEAKSDILAMGEGEN; translated from the coding sequence TTGATTGGAAGTACTTTTTTGCGATCTGTCAAAATCAGATCTCGGCTGTTTGTCCTTTTGATCGTGTTGATCGTAGCAAATGTGGGGACTTCATGGTATTTGTTGGAATCCATGAGAGGGCAAAAGGGCAGCATAGAGCTTTTAAGACAAAGCGGCGCAAGCATAAGATATGCGGCAGAAGCAAGCGTAAACATCGTCGGTGCCGTAAGCAACGTGTACAGGGTAATAAATGCCCCCCAGGCCACATGGTCTTTGGAATCGATGAACATTGAAAGCCTGCTTCAAAACGCAAAATTAGCCTTTGATGGATACGGGAAATCCCTGTCCACTGATGAAGAAAAGGAGAAATACAGTGCAACGGCGGAAGTTTTTAATCGCTGGTTTAACGCCATGACCTCTATAAGTAAAATGATATCAGAAGGAGCTTCCCAGTCGGAAGTGCTTGAAGAGATGGATAAAATTTACCTCGATACCAACATGCTTACAGGAAGCATTAATGAAGCTTTTGCTTATGCTGCCCTGGATATGGATTCCACTGCCGATGCCGTTGCCGGAGCCATAGATTCTGCCACTAGAAGCTCAATAACCATAGTAATTGCAGTAGCAATCTTAGCTTTAACCTTCGGCTTCATGTTAACCCGTTCTATCAGCTTACCCTTGAAAGATATGGTCGACATGGTCAACCTAATGGCTGATAATCTCGATTTGACAATGAAAATCAAAAATGTCGGCAATGATGAAATCGGGGATGTTCTAAGAGCCATAGAAAAGCTGATTGGGAGGTTTAAAGATGCCCTGAATGAAGTTATAAATGCCAGCCGTAAGGTTACCCATTCTTCTGAAGAATTTTTAACCTCTACTGAAGAGGCAAATCATATCATGGAAGGCGCGAAGAAGGAAGTGGATGGAGCGCGCGAGGAAGTGGCATTCTTTGCATCTGCCGTGGAGGAAATAAGCGCAAGCTCGCAGGAGGTAGCAGCAGGAGCGCAGTCGGCTGCCAAGCGAAGTACCGACGTGGCAGAACAGGTCGAAAGGGCCAGACAGTCGGCAGCCGATGGAATAACGGCCGTTAAAAAAGCAGTTACTTCTTCCGTCGAAGTGTCCAAAAGTGCTGACAACTCGGTCGCGGTCGTAAGTGCCCTGAGCTCGAGAGCAAGACAAATTCAGAACTTTGTGGAAATAATAGGGCAAATTGCCGATCAAACTAACTTGCTCGCCCTTAACGCGGCCATTGAGGCTGCGCGAGCCGGCGAGCATGGCAGGGGCTTCGCTGTGGTTGCCGAAGAAGTGAGGAAGTTGGCCGAACAATCCAATAATGCGGCAGAGCAGATAACCAAGTTAGCCGAAACTATTGTTGACGATTTAGAAAAGGTCGTCGTCATCACCCAAGAAAATGCCAGCATGACGGAGCATGCTAAACAGGAAGCTGGTAATGCCGAAAAGGCTATCGAGAACATAATGCATTCCCTCGATGTCATTGCAGGTGCCGCTCAAGACATGGCTGCCGTAGCGGAAGAACAGGCTGCCTCGGCAGAAGAGATAGCAAGCACTGTGCAAAACCTAAGCACGAGGTCCTCTGTGCTAAATAAGTCAGTTGAAAATTTGTTGTATAGCATAGCCAATGTTTCAGATGTAATCTCAAGCGTAAGCGAAGGATCCAAGGCGTTGGCCTCTCTGGCAGCCAACCTGGAGGCTCAGGTTAGAGCCTTCAAGATTGCAAGTGAAGAGGAAGCAAAAAGCGACATACTGGCTATGGGTGAGGGGGAAAATTAA
- the dapF gene encoding diaminopimelate epimerase — translation MIPFVKAHGNGNDFIIIEDEDGRYDDLELVDLARKVCRRRVSLGADGLLVLGSSKDFDFSMRLFNADGSEGEMCGNGARCIARYAFERGHAKSDMTFETKAGPVSAQVSPPFVTIGMGKIDLKRVKRAKIKAFERDVTYIALHVGVPHCVLFMDGFYNISRDELLQLARSLRKEGVVFDEGANVNFVEVKENHLIAMTYERGVEDFTLSCGTGAIACSLASHLLCGTPLSIDVKNPGGINRVTLEIAPNDTAEASLTGKALVVATGNLTEEALMADYHWR, via the coding sequence GTGATACCTTTTGTAAAGGCTCACGGTAACGGTAACGATTTTATCATAATAGAAGATGAAGATGGCAGATACGACGATCTTGAACTCGTCGATTTGGCCAGAAAGGTCTGTCGCAGAAGGGTCTCTTTAGGCGCCGACGGGTTGCTGGTGCTTGGAAGTTCAAAGGATTTCGATTTTTCCATGAGGCTCTTTAACGCCGACGGCTCGGAAGGCGAAATGTGCGGCAATGGGGCAAGGTGCATAGCAAGGTATGCCTTCGAAAGGGGACACGCAAAAAGTGACATGACCTTCGAGACAAAGGCAGGACCCGTAAGCGCTCAGGTAAGCCCTCCCTTCGTGACGATAGGAATGGGAAAGATCGATTTGAAGCGCGTCAAAAGGGCCAAGATAAAGGCCTTCGAGAGGGACGTGACCTATATAGCCCTTCATGTAGGCGTGCCGCACTGCGTGCTGTTCATGGACGGGTTTTACAACATATCGCGAGATGAGCTTTTACAGTTAGCCCGCAGCTTGCGCAAGGAAGGAGTAGTCTTCGACGAGGGAGCCAACGTCAATTTCGTAGAAGTAAAAGAAAACCACCTGATAGCCATGACTTACGAACGGGGCGTGGAGGATTTTACCCTTTCCTGCGGAACCGGAGCCATAGCTTGCAGTCTGGCCTCGCATTTGCTCTGCGGCACTCCCTTATCCATCGACGTCAAAAATCCCGGGGGCATAAACAGGGTAACACTTGAAATAGCGCCTAACGACACGGCAGAAGCCTCGTTGACCGGCAAAGCTCTCGTAGTGGCTACTGGAAATTTGACCGAAGAAGCCTTGATGGCTGATTATCACTGGAGGTGA
- a CDS encoding dicarboxylate/amino acid:cation symporter: protein MGKNRSSALKNYVFPIILLISIGIGSALGAFMGKNALIFKPLGDVFINLMFMIVVPLVFCTITNAVASMSSLKRLGKVLGTTITIFIVTGIIAAVIMLLAVVSFPPAKDIVIEGVTPQQFEPLNTAEQIVKAFTVEDFGDLLSRRHILPLIVFSILLGVSLNALGERARIVVDLLSVMSDAMLHLVKIVMYYAPIGLGAYFATLVGDFGPQLLGSYARAMVIYHIITFGYFFIAFTLYAYISTDGRGIGTFWKNIITPAITALATGSSNATLPVNLEAAKNIGVPEDIRNMVLPLGATIHMEGSCLSGILKISFLFGLYGLKFAGLSTFATAIAIAVLSGVVLSGIPGGGLVGEMLIVSLYGFPPEAFPVIATIGFLVDPAATMVNATGDTASAMLVARIIEGKGWFQKT from the coding sequence ATGGGCAAAAATCGTTCAAGTGCGTTGAAGAACTACGTCTTTCCAATAATACTGCTCATTTCTATTGGGATAGGCTCGGCCCTGGGTGCCTTTATGGGCAAAAATGCCCTGATATTTAAGCCTTTGGGCGATGTCTTCATCAACCTCATGTTCATGATAGTGGTGCCACTGGTGTTTTGTACCATCACGAATGCGGTGGCAAGCATGTCATCGCTGAAGCGGTTAGGGAAGGTCCTGGGGACTACGATAACAATTTTTATCGTTACGGGAATTATCGCAGCAGTTATCATGCTTTTAGCTGTAGTCTCCTTTCCCCCGGCCAAGGACATCGTCATCGAGGGCGTCACTCCCCAGCAATTTGAGCCACTGAACACTGCCGAACAGATAGTGAAGGCCTTCACCGTTGAGGATTTCGGGGATCTGCTGTCAAGGCGTCATATATTGCCCCTTATCGTATTTTCCATTTTGCTTGGCGTTAGCTTAAACGCCCTAGGCGAAAGGGCACGGATCGTCGTGGACCTGCTGTCCGTCATGTCCGATGCAATGTTACATTTGGTCAAGATAGTGATGTACTATGCCCCCATAGGGCTGGGAGCCTACTTCGCCACGCTGGTTGGCGACTTTGGGCCACAACTTTTAGGCTCATACGCAAGGGCAATGGTAATATACCACATCATAACTTTTGGTTACTTCTTCATTGCCTTTACTTTATATGCTTACATTTCAACTGACGGCCGCGGGATTGGTACCTTCTGGAAAAACATAATAACCCCTGCCATTACCGCCTTGGCTACCGGGAGCAGCAATGCCACTTTACCGGTAAATCTGGAGGCTGCAAAAAACATAGGCGTACCAGAAGACATAAGAAACATGGTGCTGCCACTGGGAGCTACGATTCACATGGAGGGATCCTGTCTGAGCGGGATACTTAAAATTTCCTTCCTCTTTGGTCTGTACGGGCTTAAATTTGCCGGGCTCAGCACCTTTGCCACGGCCATTGCCATTGCGGTCCTAAGCGGGGTCGTGCTTTCAGGCATCCCGGGAGGCGGACTCGTCGGCGAGATGCTGATCGTCAGTCTGTACGGATTTCCTCCGGAGGCCTTTCCCGTCATAGCTACCATAGGATTTTTGGTAGACCCGGCGGCAACGATGGTCAATGCCACGGGAGATACGGCCTCCGCAATGCTCGTGGCAAGGATAATAGAGGGAAAGGGTTGGTTTCAAAAAACGTAA
- a CDS encoding fumarylacetoacetate hydrolase family protein, protein MRIARFMDGKGIVRWGIVEEEEIKETEGLKGPYTGEKYPLKGVRLLAPAEPTKIVCVGKNYVDHIEEMDGEVDQLPKEPGLFLKAPNALADPGEVIPYPHFTNEFHYEGELAVVIAKPMKMVSDEEALNYVLGYTCAFDLTARDAQRKDLQWIRAKSADKFCPLGPWIETDLDPTDLGIKTEVNGQVRQNSRTSLMIFSLKKILSFTSSFMTLLPGDVVLTGTPSGVGELHVGDVAAVTIEGIGTLQISVGH, encoded by the coding sequence TTGAGGATAGCGCGTTTCATGGACGGAAAGGGCATAGTGCGTTGGGGCATCGTAGAAGAGGAAGAGATCAAAGAAACCGAGGGCTTAAAAGGACCCTATACGGGTGAAAAATATCCGCTTAAGGGCGTGCGGCTTTTAGCTCCCGCCGAACCGACGAAGATCGTATGCGTCGGCAAAAACTACGTAGACCATATCGAGGAGATGGATGGAGAGGTTGATCAGTTGCCCAAAGAGCCCGGGCTCTTCTTAAAAGCTCCCAATGCCTTGGCAGATCCAGGCGAAGTGATACCCTATCCGCATTTCACCAACGAGTTTCATTACGAGGGAGAACTTGCCGTGGTAATAGCAAAGCCGATGAAGATGGTCTCAGACGAGGAAGCTTTAAATTACGTGCTCGGATATACATGTGCCTTCGACCTAACGGCCAGGGACGCACAGCGTAAGGATTTACAGTGGATCAGGGCAAAGTCGGCCGATAAATTTTGCCCCCTTGGTCCATGGATCGAGACCGACCTGGATCCGACGGACCTGGGAATTAAGACCGAGGTAAACGGCCAAGTAAGACAAAACAGCCGAACTTCCTTGATGATATTTTCATTGAAAAAGATTTTGAGCTTTACGTCTTCCTTCATGACGCTTTTGCCCGGAGATGTAGTGTTGACGGGAACGCCAAGCGGAGTTGGCGAGCTTCATGTAGGAGATGTGGCTGCGGTGACCATAGAGGGGATAGGTACGCTACAGATATCCGTTGGGCATTGA
- a CDS encoding VIT1/CCC1 transporter family protein, with protein MRDADFKLDDAMLQAILKTQRTETTEHVIYGKLAKRHKDKNAEILERISQDEARHASIWKKYTQREVKPSRLLVVIYTLIYMLFGITFTLKLMETNEDKAQRKYRHWLTSLPEAQKVLEEEEEHEQALIDLIDEERLKYTSSIVLGLNDALVELTGTLAGLTFALANSRLVGLAGLITGIAASLSMAASEYLSQKSEGSDTQPLKASMYTGIAYVITVAMLIFPFFFVHSPYIALIWSMSNALLIIAIFTFFVSIVRSTDFKPMFSEMVTVSFGVATISFIIGSLANKLLGMSS; from the coding sequence TTGCGCGACGCTGACTTTAAGCTTGATGATGCCATGTTACAGGCAATCCTGAAGACACAAAGGACCGAGACTACCGAGCATGTCATATACGGGAAGCTCGCTAAAAGACATAAGGACAAAAACGCCGAGATCCTCGAACGCATCTCGCAGGACGAGGCCCGACACGCTTCCATATGGAAGAAATATACCCAAAGAGAAGTGAAACCGAGCAGGCTCTTGGTCGTCATTTATACTCTAATATACATGCTGTTTGGCATAACCTTTACGTTGAAGCTGATGGAGACAAACGAGGACAAGGCACAAAGGAAGTACAGGCATTGGCTGACCTCCCTACCTGAGGCCCAGAAGGTCCTCGAGGAAGAAGAAGAGCACGAACAAGCCTTAATTGACTTAATAGACGAAGAAAGGCTGAAGTACACAAGTTCCATAGTCCTGGGGTTGAACGACGCATTGGTCGAGCTTACAGGCACATTGGCAGGGCTGACCTTTGCCCTGGCAAATAGCAGGCTCGTAGGCCTTGCGGGTCTAATAACTGGAATTGCTGCGTCTTTATCCATGGCAGCATCGGAATATTTGTCCCAAAAATCGGAAGGGTCGGATACACAGCCTCTAAAGGCGTCAATGTATACTGGCATAGCTTACGTAATAACAGTAGCAATGCTCATATTTCCCTTTTTCTTCGTCCATTCTCCATATATTGCATTAATATGGAGCATGTCGAACGCCTTGCTCATAATTGCCATTTTCACTTTCTTCGTTTCAATAGTAAGGTCGACTGACTTTAAGCCGATGTTCTCGGAGATGGTGACGGTGAGCTTCGGAGTAGCAACCATTTCCTTTATAATAGGCTCTCTTGCCAATAAGCTGCTCGGGATGTCCTCGTAA
- a CDS encoding nitroreductase family protein produces the protein MDVLEAIKRRRAINFFDPTKEISDETIKKLLELGTMAPSSFNLQPWEVIVVKSQDKKKALRRCASNQKKVEDASAVLIFIADPEAVEKNLDRVLDKNIELGYMKPEGREATVNAVYGLYGPKDSIKRKIFAAKNTAFFAMTVMLAAQGLGLETHPMDGFDEEAIKKEFGISEDKIIPCIVALGYLQPGVTLLPRFRFPVDEMTKFV, from the coding sequence ATGGATGTGCTAGAGGCGATAAAAAGAAGACGAGCTATAAATTTCTTCGATCCCACTAAGGAGATATCTGACGAAACTATAAAGAAGTTGCTCGAACTTGGAACTATGGCTCCTTCGTCGTTTAATTTGCAACCCTGGGAAGTTATAGTGGTCAAAAGCCAGGATAAAAAGAAGGCACTTAGACGCTGTGCGTCCAATCAAAAAAAGGTGGAAGATGCCTCTGCCGTTTTAATATTCATTGCCGATCCGGAGGCTGTCGAAAAGAACTTAGATAGGGTGCTCGACAAGAACATCGAGCTCGGTTACATGAAGCCGGAAGGCCGCGAGGCGACCGTGAATGCCGTCTATGGACTGTACGGTCCCAAGGACAGCATTAAAAGAAAGATCTTTGCAGCAAAAAACACCGCCTTTTTCGCCATGACCGTCATGCTTGCCGCTCAAGGATTGGGCCTTGAGACGCATCCGATGGACGGCTTTGATGAGGAGGCCATAAAGAAGGAATTTGGCATCTCCGAGGACAAGATAATTCCCTGCATAGTAGCCCTTGGCTACTTGCAGCCCGGAGTCACGCTGCTTCCGAGGTTCCGTTTTCCCGTTGATGAGATGACCAAGTTCGTCTAG